The following are encoded together in the Serratia sp. UGAL515B_01 genome:
- a CDS encoding DUF6277 family protein, which yields MLDPKNMKDVMQSSSKLGQQAQSDLQKPFVEGMQNTEMSGADAARNIMNSVNQSCQNMMNDMNKVLSGLQDNVDAHQKMQGEERPKDFEQAMNDLRTTLSNGFPEEMRSMFDKFPKI from the coding sequence ATGCTTGATCCGAAAAATATGAAGGACGTTATGCAGTCGAGTAGCAAACTTGGCCAACAAGCTCAAAGTGATTTGCAGAAACCTTTTGTTGAAGGCATGCAAAACACGGAGATGTCTGGGGCAGATGCTGCACGCAATATCATGAATTCGGTTAATCAGTCTTGTCAGAACATGATGAACGACATGAACAAGGTATTGAGCGGTTTACAGGATAACGTGGATGCTCACCAGAAAATGCAAGGTGAAGAACGACCAAAGGATTTTGAACAGGCTATGAATGACTTGCGAACGACATTATCCAATGGATTTCCAGAAGAGATGAGGAGCATGTTTGACAAGTTTCCTAAAATTTAG
- a CDS encoding DcrB-related protein yields the protein MSMQNISYNLYEGTFLTPKPALDRSINLLMFRDPDENEYQIIVNRATLAEDQDLQAWCEMEMDNLRNKLPGFQVEGKMLKHEIGPAKLPVVQVANRYLHDGNTIHQVQSVVKLPKHSVYNRQGLDIMVFTLNASAEFSDFQRKHYVQVINSFSPEIETI from the coding sequence ATGAGTATGCAAAATATCAGCTATAATCTGTATGAAGGCACGTTTCTAACCCCCAAGCCGGCGCTAGATCGTAGTATCAATCTGCTGATGTTTCGCGATCCAGATGAAAATGAGTATCAGATCATTGTCAATCGCGCAACTCTTGCCGAAGATCAGGATCTGCAGGCGTGGTGTGAGATGGAAATGGATAACTTGCGTAACAAGTTACCTGGATTCCAGGTTGAAGGGAAAATGCTCAAACACGAGATTGGCCCTGCAAAACTGCCCGTAGTACAAGTTGCCAACCGTTACCTTCATGACGGAAATACGATTCACCAGGTTCAGTCAGTGGTCAAGCTACCCAAACACTCTGTCTACAACCGTCAAGGGCTAGATATCATGGTCTTTACCCTGAATGCATCGGCTGAGTTTAGCGATTTTCAGCGTAAGCATTACGTACAAGTGATTAATAGCTTCTCTCCGGAAATTGAGACAATCTAA
- a CDS encoding helix-turn-helix transcriptional regulator, whose amino-acid sequence MLSITVRSYNEFYKLGLLSILEKNLQTEDIELYKIVENPNSDITEHSNIIFTEQTAIINIFDHEKMEDKDKVATPITTIHIILNTSWLFAEEASAVVTKIITLAKLNYKQLLQNEFYRKMLARNSSQLSTTESRVVMLISQGYDIPKISQTLNCSAKTIYTHRRNAIKKLGMVNRLEFYKYIMLIKDFYCRENIFLSL is encoded by the coding sequence ATGTTGAGTATTACTGTTAGATCATATAACGAGTTTTATAAACTCGGCCTGTTGAGTATTTTAGAAAAAAACTTGCAAACTGAAGATATTGAACTCTATAAAATCGTTGAGAATCCAAACTCGGATATAACTGAGCATTCAAATATTATATTTACCGAGCAAACGGCGATTATCAATATCTTTGACCATGAAAAAATGGAAGACAAGGACAAAGTTGCTACACCTATCACAACAATTCATATAATATTAAATACTAGCTGGCTCTTCGCAGAAGAAGCATCTGCAGTTGTTACAAAGATCATCACTTTAGCAAAGTTAAATTATAAACAACTGCTCCAGAATGAATTCTATAGAAAAATGTTAGCACGAAATAGCTCACAGCTGTCAACCACAGAAAGCCGTGTTGTCATGCTGATAAGCCAAGGGTATGATATTCCTAAAATATCACAAACTCTTAATTGCTCAGCCAAAACCATTTATACGCATCGCCGTAATGCGATAAAAAAACTTGGTATGGTCAATCGCTTGGAGTTTTATAAATATATCATGCTAATCAAAGATTTTTACTGCAGGGAAAACATTTTCCTCAGCCTTTGA
- a CDS encoding GlcNAc-transferase family protein: MKQKTKGKVKTKPTIFVSIASYRDPELIPTLLDMIKEAKHPERLRIGVCWQDDENTQPFLDAGMTLVDSLQHEGVPVFYFQYQKAAIELLSFHYFASQGACWARHSVELHYKQEDYFLQIDSHCRFVPHWDTEMITMLEGLRGQSKYPVLSSYPPGYTPGNDEARTKYVSRLIFRGFNNEKILGLSSTPFESTTPRRCGYLAAGFVFADGHFVTKVPNDPQIFFLGEEIAMAARAFTHGYDMWSPSHILLWHFYSRKDHPKVWGDHNNQAKKEGAVDKAWWERDKTSKMRVLSVLNASDDECDLGPYRLGNVRSLQEFQYRIGVDFREQKVHPDVFSTEKINWFDELPTDHNQWLLQLRCINEKLLQIPKEELDLTRTDIAWWHVGVYSTQNTPLMVKQYTPEEMRKQLRDVDEKMVELNIRFITINHSPVNNIRICPYSTQEGWGQVVEKPW, translated from the coding sequence ATGAAGCAAAAAACCAAAGGTAAAGTCAAAACCAAACCTACAATCTTTGTCAGCATAGCCAGCTACCGGGATCCTGAGCTGATCCCTACACTGCTCGATATGATCAAAGAGGCTAAACACCCCGAACGTTTACGTATCGGCGTTTGCTGGCAGGATGATGAAAATACTCAACCCTTCCTTGATGCAGGCATGACACTGGTTGACAGCCTGCAGCACGAGGGCGTTCCAGTATTTTATTTTCAGTATCAGAAAGCAGCTATTGAGCTACTCTCTTTTCATTATTTCGCCAGCCAAGGCGCTTGTTGGGCTCGTCATAGTGTTGAATTACACTATAAGCAGGAAGATTATTTTCTGCAGATTGATTCCCATTGCCGGTTTGTCCCTCATTGGGACACTGAAATGATTACGATGTTGGAAGGGCTACGCGGGCAAAGCAAATACCCGGTTCTTTCCAGCTATCCTCCTGGCTATACCCCTGGAAATGATGAAGCTCGTACAAAATACGTCAGTCGATTGATTTTTAGGGGTTTTAACAATGAGAAGATTCTGGGTTTATCATCAACCCCTTTTGAATCCACTACACCACGCCGATGTGGTTATCTCGCTGCTGGCTTTGTTTTTGCTGACGGTCACTTTGTGACAAAAGTCCCTAACGACCCGCAGATCTTCTTTTTGGGCGAAGAGATCGCAATGGCAGCACGCGCCTTTACGCATGGCTACGACATGTGGTCTCCCTCACATATTTTGTTGTGGCATTTTTACTCACGTAAGGATCATCCGAAAGTCTGGGGCGATCATAACAATCAGGCCAAAAAAGAGGGTGCTGTCGATAAAGCCTGGTGGGAACGTGACAAAACTTCCAAGATGCGCGTTTTAAGCGTATTGAATGCCAGTGACGACGAATGTGACCTCGGCCCTTACCGTTTGGGCAATGTACGTAGCCTGCAGGAATTCCAATACCGCATCGGCGTTGATTTTCGTGAGCAGAAAGTTCACCCAGATGTTTTCAGCACAGAGAAAATCAATTGGTTTGATGAGTTGCCTACCGATCATAATCAGTGGCTTCTCCAGCTCAGATGCATCAACGAAAAATTACTGCAAATACCCAAAGAAGAATTAGACTTAACTCGTACGGACATTGCTTGGTGGCACGTTGGCGTCTACAGTACGCAAAACACGCCATTGATGGTAAAGCAGTACACGCCTGAAGAAATGCGCAAACAATTGCGGGATGTCGACGAAAAAATGGTTGAACTGAATATCCGTTTTATAACGATTAATCATTCACCCGTGAATAATATTCGTATTTGTCCTTATTCCACGCAGGAAGGTTGGGGGCAGGTAGTGGAGAAACCGTGGTGA
- a CDS encoding fimbrial protein yields MKKTNIVLLALALMSQYSMAVCEVDRVTPEKGTEPTTLEVPAQVIRVDADAPVGTMIATYESNPSTLVSFINCVPDVSRYGKSVNGLADASQADRTFLTNIDGVVIKPRWSNTAAIGQFPSTAIVKEQRFNYPAGSKFITEYYKTKPRLSLKNPESPGDIVLPGGFIAYNWIEINDPSNYGQKLNIGQVTIISTPVCRIDGEKTVDFNTVSSSDIERGVTRPLDFSLTCATDYGDYTASASLTTQTPSADSKFIQVTDNAGNADRLKIRIDSSTGTHLLLDGSNGESKSSTDDIAAQFNWRATLLRDSATDLPASGQFNATAEIVLLVN; encoded by the coding sequence GTGAAGAAAACAAATATCGTATTACTGGCTCTGGCATTAATGAGCCAATACTCAATGGCAGTCTGTGAAGTAGATAGGGTTACCCCAGAGAAAGGTACTGAGCCTACCACACTGGAGGTTCCCGCACAGGTTATCCGGGTTGACGCTGATGCACCGGTCGGCACCATGATTGCGACATACGAATCCAACCCCAGTACGTTAGTCAGCTTTATAAATTGCGTACCAGACGTATCACGCTACGGTAAGAGCGTGAACGGACTCGCTGACGCCTCGCAAGCGGATAGAACATTTTTGACGAACATAGATGGGGTCGTAATCAAACCGCGTTGGAGCAATACTGCAGCAATAGGACAGTTTCCCTCCACTGCCATTGTGAAGGAACAACGCTTTAACTATCCTGCTGGTTCTAAGTTCATTACTGAATACTATAAGACCAAACCCCGTTTATCTCTCAAAAACCCTGAATCACCTGGAGACATCGTTCTCCCGGGGGGGTTTATTGCCTACAACTGGATAGAAATTAACGATCCCAGCAATTACGGCCAAAAATTGAATATCGGCCAAGTCACTATCATCAGTACCCCTGTTTGCCGTATAGATGGTGAAAAAACAGTTGATTTCAATACCGTCTCTTCTAGCGATATTGAAAGAGGCGTGACACGCCCGCTTGATTTCAGCCTTACCTGTGCGACGGACTATGGTGATTATACCGCCAGCGCTTCTTTAACAACGCAAACACCAAGCGCGGATAGCAAATTTATACAAGTGACTGACAACGCGGGTAACGCTGACAGGTTAAAGATCCGCATAGATAGTAGCACAGGCACTCACCTGCTTCTCGATGGATCCAATGGGGAAAGCAAGAGCAGCACCGATGATATTGCGGCTCAATTTAATTGGCGCGCAACACTGTTGCGTGATTCAGCTACCGACCTGCCGGCGAGTGGGCAATTCAACGCCACCGCTGAAATTGTTTTGCTGGTCAATTAA
- the tssM gene encoding type VI secretion system membrane subunit TssM, with amino-acid sequence MIRRFFILIIALLLCYTVWWVGPLIAIGSYFPLGDIWVRKVIITLILCWALWPFVAVCLGWVFRYARAPLPQRKKKTVQLDRVSARFFDALRTLQHVSLAGKKSRWQRWRESRKRQYIDEKPWFLVIGPPGCGKTSLIYESGEHFLLSEQYGLAQTSDMGPTQDCNLWLTERAVYIDTAGEWILLHGQSEEAGIAKQKLFSMIRKHRRYPGIDAVILCLDAEMLLNAPLIERKSLADTLRVRIQEVAASFHTDIAVYLLLNGIDKLPGGEAFLSLIGEDILSEGLGISLTCNQQGHNNFADDEARYQEFQAKVSRYVLEILHDAPSTEVRQQLLLFTESLGALQKPLFNLFEQVFPATPIGYSGSLRQFWLGSTLTLSCWDDMFESRQMGAVYYPALSNAITERGVLHASGPLPLRNRLMMIGRYVLVTLVLSLLLLMLSTRYFWEYDYIAYASARFEETKRIVRDIPLTNQINDDLVAAFEQLGYVNTQFLESSPPLLTPYFEHRLLNRAMLQTYHRHLNKIFWPAVENYITHELRENSLSGNDDGYETLKVYLMLGHPEHRSPDELVNWFMGRWNDFAPQGYTLNERNLFSYHLRELFSDASATALQAKLDEDLIRTARIKAMRLPIHIRVVQRIQDKPLPARIENITLADMAGPSVALMMRRKSPSTVTDVAIPGFYTRASYHDVFLAQLQEASQAMINEQTWVLSDGKDSVSQVNLLAAAQKLSDEARKYYLLEYANQWENFLNDIRVRPINGLDDAALLARQFSDPSSPLANLVRFATRETTLSADNQGNVTGWFNTQRNKLQQARRTVIDEMSGERSRFRLTPEKTVEDRFELLRRLGFSLQKATTSNSDPLANAFEQIYNQLITLSTSLRAGQVLPKNNEFNRLQIDMARQPEPVRSVMVDLLATAQIQSLQQSKENLSKGVSSIASDLCHKTISGRYPFTRSAKEEVGIGDFSRMFSQGGAMQTFFEQNLAPYVDTHGSRWQVKPESSGVVTAKTLQAFENASLIRDTFFDASGNLAMSMIIRPISLSPNILEAVLDVDGQILTYSHGYSQPMRVDWPGPKGGVYIRLTFKTQSGNLETVSFDGPWAIFHMYDATNPVRLSSNSRELTIAMSSISGFFKVELSSTMRDYPLWSQALSQFSCPQSL; translated from the coding sequence ATGATACGTCGATTTTTTATTCTAATCATTGCACTGCTGCTCTGCTATACCGTTTGGTGGGTAGGCCCGCTGATCGCTATCGGTTCCTATTTTCCACTGGGTGATATTTGGGTACGTAAAGTCATTATCACGCTGATCCTGTGTTGGGCATTGTGGCCTTTTGTGGCGGTTTGTCTGGGGTGGGTTTTCCGATATGCTCGCGCGCCGCTGCCACAGCGTAAGAAAAAAACAGTGCAGTTGGATCGCGTCTCTGCACGATTTTTTGATGCTCTTCGTACCCTGCAACACGTCAGCCTGGCAGGCAAGAAAAGCCGTTGGCAACGTTGGCGCGAGAGCCGCAAACGCCAATATATTGATGAGAAACCCTGGTTTTTAGTGATAGGCCCACCAGGATGTGGGAAAACCTCGCTGATTTATGAAAGTGGTGAACACTTTTTGCTGTCAGAACAGTATGGTTTGGCGCAAACCAGCGATATGGGCCCGACACAAGATTGTAATTTGTGGCTAACGGAGCGTGCTGTTTATATTGACACTGCAGGAGAGTGGATACTGTTGCACGGCCAGAGTGAAGAGGCCGGTATCGCCAAGCAAAAACTGTTCTCGATGATTCGCAAACATCGACGTTATCCAGGGATTGATGCGGTTATTCTTTGTTTGGATGCAGAAATGCTGCTGAATGCCCCCTTGATTGAGCGTAAATCGCTCGCTGATACGCTACGCGTGCGGATCCAGGAAGTCGCTGCCAGCTTCCATACGGATATTGCTGTCTATCTGCTGCTGAACGGTATTGATAAATTACCTGGCGGTGAGGCATTTCTTTCACTGATAGGTGAAGACATTCTTAGCGAAGGACTTGGCATTAGCCTGACCTGTAATCAGCAAGGCCACAATAATTTCGCAGATGACGAAGCACGCTACCAAGAGTTCCAAGCCAAAGTCAGCCGCTATGTGTTGGAAATTCTGCATGATGCGCCAAGTACGGAAGTCCGCCAGCAACTGCTGTTATTCACAGAAAGCCTGGGAGCTTTGCAAAAACCGCTGTTTAATCTGTTCGAACAGGTATTTCCCGCTACGCCGATCGGTTATTCAGGTTCTCTGCGACAATTTTGGTTGGGCAGTACTCTGACGCTTTCTTGCTGGGACGATATGTTCGAAAGCCGTCAGATGGGTGCGGTTTACTACCCCGCGCTCAGTAATGCGATCACCGAACGTGGGGTTTTACACGCTTCTGGCCCGTTACCTTTGCGCAATCGTCTCATGATGATTGGCCGTTATGTACTGGTGACGTTGGTATTGAGCCTGCTCCTGTTAATGCTTAGTACCCGTTATTTCTGGGAATATGATTATATCGCCTATGCCTCGGCACGTTTTGAGGAAACTAAACGCATTGTGCGAGACATTCCTCTCACCAACCAAATCAATGACGATCTGGTGGCTGCATTTGAACAGCTCGGGTATGTCAACACACAGTTCCTTGAAAGCTCTCCACCTCTGTTGACACCGTATTTTGAGCACCGGTTGCTGAACCGGGCAATGCTACAAACCTACCATCGCCACCTCAATAAAATATTCTGGCCTGCCGTAGAGAACTACATCACCCATGAGCTGCGGGAAAATAGCCTGTCAGGTAATGACGATGGTTATGAAACACTGAAAGTTTATTTGATGCTTGGGCATCCAGAACATCGTTCGCCGGACGAATTGGTTAACTGGTTCATGGGACGCTGGAACGACTTTGCGCCGCAAGGTTATACCCTCAATGAACGTAACTTATTCAGCTATCACCTGAGGGAACTGTTCAGTGATGCCTCTGCCACTGCACTGCAGGCCAAACTGGATGAAGACTTGATCCGTACCGCACGGATTAAGGCAATGAGGCTTCCGATTCATATCCGAGTCGTGCAGCGTATTCAAGATAAACCGCTGCCCGCCCGTATTGAAAACATCACTCTGGCAGATATGGCTGGCCCCAGTGTTGCCCTGATGATGAGGCGGAAAAGCCCAAGTACGGTGACAGATGTGGCGATCCCCGGTTTTTATACCCGTGCTAGCTATCATGATGTTTTCCTTGCTCAGCTCCAAGAGGCTTCTCAGGCAATGATCAACGAGCAAACCTGGGTATTGAGTGACGGTAAAGATTCGGTAAGCCAAGTGAATCTGTTGGCCGCAGCGCAAAAATTGTCTGATGAAGCGCGTAAATATTATCTTTTGGAATATGCCAACCAGTGGGAGAACTTCCTTAACGATATTCGTGTGCGTCCAATCAACGGGTTAGATGATGCTGCTCTGCTAGCACGCCAGTTTTCCGATCCCTCTTCCCCACTGGCCAACCTGGTACGCTTCGCAACGCGTGAAACCACACTCAGTGCTGATAACCAAGGTAACGTTACCGGTTGGTTCAATACTCAGCGCAATAAGTTGCAACAGGCGCGGCGTACTGTGATTGATGAGATGTCCGGAGAGCGTTCCCGTTTCCGGCTTACGCCGGAGAAAACGGTGGAAGATCGTTTCGAGTTGTTAAGGCGCCTGGGTTTCTCGTTGCAAAAGGCCACAACCAGTAATAGCGATCCTCTCGCTAATGCTTTCGAACAGATTTATAACCAGTTGATTACATTGTCAACTTCTCTGCGCGCAGGACAAGTATTGCCTAAAAATAATGAGTTTAATCGGTTGCAAATTGATATGGCTAGGCAACCTGAACCGGTACGCAGTGTGATGGTTGATCTATTGGCTACAGCCCAGATACAGAGCCTGCAACAAAGTAAGGAAAATCTCAGTAAAGGCGTTTCTTCTATTGCGTCTGATCTATGCCATAAGACCATCAGCGGGCGTTATCCATTTACCCGCTCAGCTAAAGAGGAAGTCGGCATTGGTGACTTCAGCCGGATGTTTAGCCAAGGCGGTGCTATGCAAACCTTCTTCGAGCAAAACTTGGCGCCTTATGTGGATACTCACGGCAGCCGTTGGCAGGTCAAACCTGAGAGTTCTGGCGTAGTGACAGCAAAAACGCTCCAAGCATTCGAGAATGCTTCACTGATCCGCGACACTTTCTTTGATGCTTCGGGTAATCTTGCTATGTCTATGATTATTCGCCCTATTTCGCTATCGCCCAATATTCTGGAGGCCGTACTGGATGTGGATGGTCAGATCCTGACTTATAGCCACGGTTACAGCCAACCCATGCGTGTCGATTGGCCAGGTCCAAAAGGCGGGGTTTATATCCGGCTGACGTTTAAAACCCAGTCTGGAAATCTTGAAACGGTCAGCTTCGACGGCCCCTGGGCAATCTTCCATATGTATGACGCTACTAATCCGGTGAGACTTAGCAGTAACAGCCGGGAGTTGACGATCGCCATGAGTTCAATCAGTGGGTTTTTCAAAGTAGAACTGAGTTCCACCATGAGGGATTACCCGTTGTGGTCACAGGCGCTTAGCCAATTTTCGTGCCCACAAAGTCTCTAA
- a CDS encoding OmpA family protein: MSKFTVRHALIAATTGVLLAFIATFIPKLGNSGIPLVIMLVLIVLMIVLQCRYELRELPDSPPPKPIPPSAPERPAVLILGPYAAKWFSQSNTIENARYASNAAWLLVSEPQELSRRLEYIHQHSPNAQVMAFFPILPDGHETSELMVRSLINWQNLFSGLAGSFTLPCVIGLYARLSSERRNNSPQNATWIGDVDFNQQSSTDFVTLLEGLKRNLITDSPLAENLVQRAAVGQHLMDWLQESGVAQAMEKLFTYSPLQPTSMILCDHGNGFTRHGAWSNWLEQRYAVLPALSSSVSNPPFPKVIAPPPPPPEPPLPPPPPPPMPRVYWSIVLALLLLGAHIINSTWLTRQQLQQFNQQMLPIETLEDLSIKRIQQDIIDLKQYQQHWTECIPAFSLARWGLSPCRMLTKQIDQEITQLKVMPVISSTGVNSIFNSNSAKLQPEAKTQLQNMLAIANANPQNNLLLVGHSDNTGNEAYNLHLSEQRAFAIRNWLIQHDIAPERITIRAVGAAEPIDSNDTDIGRQRNRRVEMLVLPLKVTNKEFTDK, from the coding sequence ATGAGTAAGTTTACCGTACGCCATGCGCTAATAGCGGCCACCACAGGCGTGCTGCTCGCCTTTATTGCCACTTTCATCCCAAAACTTGGGAATTCTGGTATCCCTTTGGTGATCATGCTAGTGCTAATAGTGCTGATGATCGTCTTACAGTGTCGCTATGAGTTGCGTGAACTTCCAGACTCTCCTCCCCCGAAACCGATACCGCCTAGTGCGCCTGAAAGGCCAGCGGTTCTGATCCTTGGTCCCTACGCGGCAAAATGGTTTAGTCAGTCAAACACGATTGAAAATGCGCGTTATGCCAGCAACGCTGCCTGGTTGCTGGTTTCAGAACCACAAGAGTTGAGCAGACGTTTGGAGTATATCCACCAACACTCTCCTAACGCGCAGGTGATGGCATTTTTTCCTATATTACCCGACGGGCACGAAACCAGCGAACTGATGGTTAGAAGCCTTATCAACTGGCAAAATCTTTTTTCAGGGTTGGCCGGTTCTTTCACCCTACCCTGCGTCATCGGACTTTATGCACGCCTGAGCAGTGAGCGTCGAAATAACAGCCCGCAAAATGCGACTTGGATCGGTGATGTGGATTTCAACCAGCAGAGTTCAACTGATTTTGTTACTTTGTTGGAAGGCCTTAAGCGCAATTTAATAACCGACTCACCGTTGGCTGAAAACCTGGTGCAACGGGCTGCAGTAGGGCAACATCTTATGGATTGGCTGCAAGAAAGCGGCGTTGCACAAGCAATGGAGAAGCTTTTCACTTACAGTCCGTTGCAGCCGACCAGCATGATACTGTGTGATCATGGTAATGGATTTACCCGCCACGGTGCTTGGTCTAATTGGCTGGAACAACGTTACGCAGTTTTACCGGCTCTGTCTTCAAGCGTCTCGAATCCGCCATTTCCAAAAGTGATCGCTCCGCCGCCGCCGCCGCCAGAACCACCGCTGCCGCCACCGCCACCGCCGCCAATGCCGAGAGTCTACTGGAGCATCGTGCTGGCATTATTGCTACTGGGCGCGCACATCATTAACAGTACATGGCTGACACGACAGCAGCTACAGCAATTTAACCAACAAATGCTGCCTATTGAGACATTAGAAGATCTGTCTATAAAAAGAATTCAGCAAGATATCATCGACCTGAAACAGTACCAGCAACACTGGACTGAATGTATACCTGCATTCTCACTAGCTCGCTGGGGGCTTTCGCCTTGCCGAATGCTGACCAAGCAGATCGATCAGGAGATCACCCAGTTGAAGGTGATGCCAGTAATAAGCAGCACAGGTGTTAACTCTATATTTAACTCCAACAGTGCAAAGTTACAGCCAGAAGCCAAAACTCAGCTGCAGAACATGTTGGCAATAGCTAACGCGAATCCGCAAAATAATCTGCTGTTAGTCGGGCATTCTGATAATACAGGCAATGAAGCCTATAACCTGCATCTGTCTGAGCAGAGAGCCTTTGCAATACGCAATTGGCTTATACAACATGATATTGCCCCTGAGCGGATAACCATTCGCGCTGTTGGTGCAGCAGAACCTATCGACAGTAACGATACAGATATTGGACGCCAGCGAAATCGCCGTGTCGAGATGCTGGTTTTACCATTAAAGGTCACAAATAAGGAGTTTACGGATAAATGA
- a CDS encoding ImpA family type VI secretion system protein — translation MSESSSIVCPPWYQAALQPCAEHPPCGVPLEYNSSFILLQGKLQPKLGAEYGNFVEVVESVNWAEIERDAMALLAHGKDIRLIIALMRCRMRRIGVQALSEGLEALLLMLEQWPDDVHPQLLDEGEFEPMMRANAFAELEAPDGFLADFRQQQLPKAAGLQLSIRDVEKVYVIPREESALSELTMAAIQQDWQRQQEGAIASLQLAALRLDQLKTKLQNMLGDYAPDFNILLTLLRRFGPAAVVPLSYDIVEEAPSQAPAAAPTIESIEDAEAEVKVAIETAVEAQPTLATPANVVTVVKPKEISSRTDALKSLQEVRAWFTQMEPSSPVIALLAVTEQTIGKSFIELLHFLPRN, via the coding sequence GTGAGTGAATCGAGTAGCATAGTTTGCCCTCCATGGTACCAGGCGGCACTACAGCCTTGCGCAGAGCATCCCCCTTGCGGTGTGCCCTTGGAATACAATTCCAGCTTTATTTTGTTACAAGGCAAGCTTCAGCCAAAACTCGGAGCCGAATACGGTAACTTTGTCGAGGTTGTAGAGTCGGTTAACTGGGCAGAGATAGAGCGTGATGCAATGGCACTGCTGGCGCACGGCAAAGATATTCGCCTGATCATCGCTCTGATGCGTTGCCGTATGCGCCGGATCGGTGTGCAAGCACTCAGTGAAGGGCTTGAAGCTTTATTACTAATGCTTGAACAGTGGCCAGATGATGTCCACCCACAGCTGCTTGACGAAGGCGAATTTGAGCCAATGATGCGGGCGAATGCCTTTGCTGAGCTTGAAGCCCCTGACGGTTTTCTGGCTGATTTTCGCCAGCAACAGTTACCCAAGGCAGCAGGACTGCAACTGTCCATACGCGATGTTGAAAAGGTTTATGTCATACCACGCGAAGAGTCTGCGTTATCTGAACTGACCATGGCTGCGATACAACAAGATTGGCAACGGCAGCAAGAAGGTGCTATTGCTTCACTGCAACTTGCCGCCTTGCGTCTGGATCAATTAAAGACAAAACTGCAGAATATGCTTGGGGATTACGCACCCGATTTTAACATTTTGCTGACGCTGCTACGCCGATTCGGCCCAGCTGCTGTAGTGCCGTTATCTTACGACATTGTTGAAGAGGCCCCCTCTCAAGCACCTGCCGCAGCACCTACTATAGAAAGTATTGAAGATGCTGAGGCTGAGGTTAAGGTAGCCATAGAGACAGCTGTTGAGGCTCAGCCTACGTTAGCGACACCAGCAAACGTCGTGACCGTTGTGAAGCCCAAAGAGATTAGTAGCCGTACCGATGCATTGAAGAGTTTGCAAGAGGTACGAGCTTGGTTTACCCAGATGGAACCGAGCAGTCCAGTAATTGCACTACTGGCTGTTACGGAACAAACCATCGGGAAAAGTTTTATTGAGTTATTGCACTTTTTACCCCGGAATTGA